Genomic segment of Chloroflexota bacterium:
GGTCGACGCCACCCATCCGTTCGCGGCCGGCATCGGCGTGGCAGCAGCCGATGCCTGCGAGCAGGTCGGTCTGCCCTTGTTGCGGCTGGAACGGCCCGGCTGGCGTGAGCAGCCGGGCGACCGGTGGCACTGGGCCGATGACATCGCTGACGCGGCGCGGAGAGTTCCCGCGCTGGGCCGGCGTGTGCTGTTGACCATCGGGCGACAGGGCATCAACGCGTTTGCCGATCTGACGGGTTGCTGGTTCCTGGTGCGTTGCATCGAGCGGCCGACCGGCCGCCTGCCGACCGACAGCGATCTGCTGCTCGATCGCGGTCCGTACACCGTCGACGGCGAACGAGACCTGATCGACCGCTACCGCATCGACCTGATCGTCACCAAGAACAGCGGCGGCAGCGCAACCGACGCGAAACTCGTGGCTGCCCGGACGCGCGGCCTGCCGGTCATCATCGTGCGTCGGCCCGCCCGCCCCCGGTCGCAGACGGTGACCGATGCTGAGTCGGCGCTGGCCTGGGTGCAGGCGTTGGCCTGAACTTCCGTCCCGTAGGCTCATGGCCCGGCCAGGTCTGCCGCTGCAAGCTTCAGCAGGTAGTTTGTGGCAGCGGCGGCCAGCCCCGAGCCGCCGCGCGTGCCCTCGATCACGATGCACGGCAGGCCGGAGGCCAGCAGGAGCGCTTTGGATTCCTCGGCCGCCACGAACCCGACCGGCATCCCAATCACGACGGCGGGCCTGATCCGACCGGCAGCCACGAGATCGAGGAGCGCCAGCAGGGCAGTCGGCGCGTTACCGACGGCGACTATCGCGTCGTCCAACTGGTCGGCCAGGGCCAGGATACCGGCCGCTGACCGCGTGATGCCGTGCTCGCGCGCAGTCTCGCTGATGCCAGGTGCGCGGATCGCCACCGACGTCTTGATGCCAAGCCTTTCAAGCATCGGCCGCGAGATGCCGGCCTCCACCATGCCCACATCCACCACCAGCCGCGCCCGATGACGGAACGCCGCGACCGCCGCGGCAATCGGCTCACTCGCGAGGCGGACCCGACCAGTAAGTTCTGGGTCGCCGGCCGCGTACACCAGTCGCGCCACCAGTCCGCGCTCTGGCTCGACTGCCGGCAGGCTTGGGCCGATGCTAGCCTCGATACGCTGCCGGCTCAGTGCTTCGATGTCGTCCGGGAGCAGCCCGTACTCACAGAGGAGCGGCCCCGGCGCTGCGCCTGCGGGGCCAGGGGGTGTAAGACCCCGTTCCTGCACCCCTCCCCCGTACGCGGGAGAGAGGAGAGATCCTCCCATCTCCCGCGTGCGGGGGAGAGAGCCGGCGCTATCTGCGCCTGCCCGCCGCGCTTGACAAGTCCTGGCTGCTGCCTCCACGAAACGCGACGCGAGGCCCGGGCCGCTGGCAAGGTGGACGTGCAGATACGACGCCAGCAGGCTGCCCACCGCGAACCCCTCCACCCGCGCCTCGCCGCCGAGGATGTCGTAGGCGGCCTGGATGGGCGGCGGCGACTCCGTGACTGACCAGTGGAACTCGTGGCCGCGCAGCCGCTGTCCTGCTGCTGCCAGCAACGTCGGCTGCCGCGCCTGTGCCTCGCGGTAGCCCAGCGTCAGACGCTTGCCGACGAGCGTGCTGCTACCCGGCAGCGCGCCCACCAACTGGTGGGGCTGGCCTCCGGCGTCGATCAAGCGTTCCTGCAAGTACATCAGGCCGCCACACTCGGCGTAGACCGGAAAGCGCGCAGCGGCAGCGCCCCGCAAAGCGTCGAGCATCGGCTGATTGTCTGCCAGTTCAGCCGCGAATAGCTCCGGGAAGCCGCCGCCCAGGTAGACGGCGTCCGCATCAGCCGGCAGCGCGGTATCCCGAAGCGGGCTGAATGGGATCAGTTCCGCGCCCCACGCCGCCAGCAAATCGAGGCTGTCCTCATAGTAGAAGTTGAATGCGGCGTCGCGGGCGACGGCAATTCGTGCGCGAATCGGCATCGGCTTCGGCGGGAAGACACCGGATGCCGAGGGTCTGGTTACCTCGACGTTCGCCAGCCGCACCAGCCGGTCCAGATCGAATTGCTGCACGACCTGAGCTGTGGCGCGCTCGATCAGACTGGCTGGCAGCGGTCGCTCGCCGGCTGGCACGAGGCCGAGATACCGTTCTTCTTGGCGCAATCCAAGATCTCTGGTCAGCCAGCCGAGCACCGGAAGACTGGTCAGACTCTCGATGGCTTCCCGCCCGATCTCGGCGTGGCGGGCGCTCGCCACGTTGTTCAGGACCACGCCCACGATCCTGAGGTCAGGGTCGAGCGCCTGGCAGCCGAGCACCGTGGCTGCCACGCTGCGGGCAGCCTTGGCGGCGTCCACCACCAGCAGGACCGGTAGTCCGAGCAGTTTGGCGACGTGCGCCGTGCTGCCGATCTCGCCGCCGCCGGTCCGCCCGTCGAACAGGCCCATGACCCCCTCGACGACGGCGGCATCCGCACGCCCGGCGGCACGCCAGAACAGTTCACACAAGGCCGGCTCGGGGACCATCCACGAGTCGAGGTTGCGTGATGGCCGGCCGGCTGCCTGGGCATGGTGACTCGGATCGATGAAGTCCGGCCCCACCTTGAACGGCTGGACCGTCTGGCCGCGCTGGCGCAGCGCCGCGATCAACCCGAGCGTCAGCGTCGTCTTGCCGACGCCGCTGGCGATCCCACCGATGGCCAGTCCAAACATCAGCCCCGCGCCTCAGGCTCGCCCGAGACCGAGGTTGGCTGCTGAGATCAGCCCGCCCGCCCGCAACTGCTCGATGGGAAGGTAAGTCGCCCCGAGCGCCTCGCTGAGCGGCCGACAGACGCCGACTCGCATGCGGCCACTCTCGGTATCCACCACCACTGACTGAATACCGCGCGCGCGGATCTCGCCGGCCAGCGCCATGATCTCGCTGGTGGGGTCGCCTGTCCCCACGGAGACGTTGGCCCGCCCGTCCGAGACGACCAGCAGCAGCGGCACATCCTCCGGGTGGTTCATGCGGTGCCGGTCAAACGCCAGCATCCCCACCTGGAGCGCGTGCCCGAGCGGTGTCCGCCCGCCGGTCGGCAACGACTGGAGCCGGCGCTCTGCAAGATCGACGGAGGTCGTCGGCGGCAGCAAGAGATCGGCGCGCTCACCTCGGAACGCGATCAACCCCACCCGATCCCGCTTCTGGTACGCATCCAGCAGCAGCGACAGCACGGCCTGCTTGGCGGCTGACATCCGCTTGCGAGCGGCCATCGAGCCGCTGGCGTCCACGGCGAAGAGGATCACGTTGCCGGCCTTCGTCTCGCGGACCTTGCCGTGCAGATCGGGCTTTCGGATCAGGAACGCCGGGCCGCCCGAGTCATCGGAACGGGCCTCACGGCGACGGCGCTGATGCGGGGCGGCTGCCCGCACCGTGGCGTCCAGTGCAAGGTCACGGGTGGTCGTGCTGGCCTGTTCAGCCCGCACATAGGCTCCCTGGCCTTCGCGCGTGCGGACCCGGCTGCGGCGGCCAGCCCGCTTCGGGCGTTCCTGCCGGAGGGTGGCCGGCGGCGCGATGGCCCGCACAGCATACGGATCGCTGGCAGAGACGACCTGTTCCACGGGCGGCGCCTGATTCTGCGGCTGCTCCGACTCTGGCGGCCGTTCCGTCTGTTCCTGCTCTGGTGCTGACGCCTGCTGTGACTCCGGCGGACTCTCTGGCGGCGGCGTCTGCGAGCGGTGCTCCTCTATCGAGCGGTCGAGGTCGCCAGGGTCCATCCGTGGCTGCTCGAACGGCTGCCGACGCCGACGGTGCAACAGCGCCAGTTCGGCAGCGTCGCGCACGTCCTCCTCCAGCACGCGGGCGCGGCCGGCGTAGGCTGCGAGCGTGACGGCCGTCTTGTACATGACGATGTCGGCGCGCAGGCCATCGACCTGAAAGTCTGTGCAGAGGTGGGTGATCAGATCGAGCATCCGGTCGTCCAGGATCACGGATGGCAGGTGTGCCCGGGCAGCCAGGATGCGCTCGCGTTCGGCCAGTTCCGCCTCCTGCCAGCGCGCCACGAAGCCGACCGGGTCCGCCTCGAACGCGATCCGGTGGCGAACGACCTCGGCGCGCTCGGCCCGGTCGTGCAAACCTTGCACCTCGACGGCCAGCGCGAAGCGATCGAGCAACTGCGGACGCAGATCGCCCTCTTCCGGGTTCATCGTGCCAACCAGGATCAACTGGGCCGGGTGCGAGAGCGAGATGCCCTCGCGCTCAACGTAGTTTGTTCCCATCGCGGCCACGTCCAGTAGCACGTCCACGAGGTGATCGTTGAGCAGGTTTACCTCGTCCACGTACAGGATGCCGCGATGGGCCGCCGCCAGCAGGCCCGGCTCGAAGCGCCGCCGCCCCTCGCTGATGGCGGCCTCAATGTCGATGGCGCCGGTCAGCCGGTCCTCGGTCGCACCCACCGGCAGGTTGACGATGGGCACGCGGCGGCTCGCGCTGGGGTGGCCGTCATGCCGCTCCAGGCAGTCGGCGCACCAGTCATCTGGCGCAGCCGGGTCGCAGCCGTAGTGGCAGCCTACCACCACCTCGATCTCTGGGAGCAGGCCGGCCAGCGCGCGGACGGCGGTGGACTTGGCCGTGCCCTTCTCGCCGCGTATCAGCACCCCTCCCAGGCGCGGATTGACGGCGTTCAGGATCAGTGCCTTCTTCATCCGCTCCTGCCCGATCAGCGCAGTGAAGGGGAAGACCGGCCGGTTGGCGGCCCGGCGGCGGTCCTGGTTGGCGCCGGGCTGGTGGGTCGGTGCGCTCACGATGCCCCCTCAGCGTCGGCGCGCTCGCCGCGCATCTCCAACTGGTTCTCAAGATCCAGGTACACCTGTTCCAGGCGCTTGCGGACCTCGGGATCGGGGTTCTCCCAGAGTCCCCGGTCCATCGCCTCGGTCAGCCGCTCCGCGATCCCACGCAGCGCCCACGGGTTCTTCTCCTCGAAGAACCTCCGGGTGTCTTCGTCGAAGACGTAGGCATCCGTCACTCGCTCGTACATCCAGTCGTCCACGACGTGGGCGGTGGCGTCGTAGCCGTAGAGATAGTCCACGGTCGCGGCCATCTCAAACGCGCCCTTGTAGCCGTGCCGTTTGATGCTGGAGATCCACTTCGGGTTGACCACCCGCGTGCGGAAGACCCGCTTCGCCTCGTCCGCCAGGTCGCGCTGCTTTGGCTCCAGCGGGTTGGAGGAATCACCAAAATACTGCTTTGGATCGCTGCCGGACAGTGCGCGGACGGTGGCGATCATGCCGCCGTGATACTGAAGGTAATCGTCACTGTCAAAGATGTCGTGCTCACGGTTGTCTTGATTCTTGGCGGCCACGAC
This window contains:
- a CDS encoding putative cobaltochelatase, with the translated sequence MKKALILNAVNPRLGGVLIRGEKGTAKSTAVRALAGLLPEIEVVVGCHYGCDPAAPDDWCADCLERHDGHPSASRRVPIVNLPVGATEDRLTGAIDIEAAISEGRRRFEPGLLAAAHRGILYVDEVNLLNDHLVDVLLDVAAMGTNYVEREGISLSHPAQLILVGTMNPEEGDLRPQLLDRFALAVEVQGLHDRAERAEVVRHRIAFEADPVGFVARWQEAELAERERILAARAHLPSVILDDRMLDLITHLCTDFQVDGLRADIVMYKTAVTLAAYAGRARVLEEDVRDAAELALLHRRRRQPFEQPRMDPGDLDRSIEEHRSQTPPPESPPESQQASAPEQEQTERPPESEQPQNQAPPVEQVVSASDPYAVRAIAPPATLRQERPKRAGRRSRVRTREGQGAYVRAEQASTTTRDLALDATVRAAAPHQRRRREARSDDSGGPAFLIRKPDLHGKVRETKAGNVILFAVDASGSMAARKRMSAAKQAVLSLLLDAYQKRDRVGLIAFRGERADLLLPPTTSVDLAERRLQSLPTGGRTPLGHALQVGMLAFDRHRMNHPEDVPLLLVVSDGRANVSVGTGDPTSEIMALAGEIRARGIQSVVVDTESGRMRVGVCRPLSEALGATYLPIEQLRAGGLISAANLGLGRA
- a CDS encoding cobyrinate a,c-diamide synthase — translated: MFGLAIGGIASGVGKTTLTLGLIAALRQRGQTVQPFKVGPDFIDPSHHAQAAGRPSRNLDSWMVPEPALCELFWRAAGRADAAVVEGVMGLFDGRTGGGEIGSTAHVAKLLGLPVLLVVDAAKAARSVAATVLGCQALDPDLRIVGVVLNNVASARHAEIGREAIESLTSLPVLGWLTRDLGLRQEERYLGLVPAGERPLPASLIERATAQVVQQFDLDRLVRLANVEVTRPSASGVFPPKPMPIRARIAVARDAAFNFYYEDSLDLLAAWGAELIPFSPLRDTALPADADAVYLGGGFPELFAAELADNQPMLDALRGAAAARFPVYAECGGLMYLQERLIDAGGQPHQLVGALPGSSTLVGKRLTLGYREAQARQPTLLAAAGQRLRGHEFHWSVTESPPPIQAAYDILGGEARVEGFAVGSLLASYLHVHLASGPGLASRFVEAAARTCQARRAGADSAGSLPRTREMGGSLLSPAYGGGVQERGLTPPGPAGAAPGPLLCEYGLLPDDIEALSRQRIEASIGPSLPAVEPERGLVARLVYAAGDPELTGRVRLASEPIAAAVAAFRHRARLVVDVGMVEAGISRPMLERLGIKTSVAIRAPGISETAREHGITRSAAGILALADQLDDAIVAVGNAPTALLALLDLVAAGRIRPAVVIGMPVGFVAAEESKALLLASGLPCIVIEGTRGGSGLAAAATNYLLKLAAADLAGP
- a CDS encoding cobalt-precorrin-6A reductase, translating into MSAGRSSGSVLVLGGTSEARRLAGLLTEANLPVISSLAGRLTEPRLPAGEVRIGGFGGAGALAAWLAEHRIVAVVDATHPFAAGIGVAAADACEQVGLPLLRLERPGWREQPGDRWHWADDIADAARRVPALGRRVLLTIGRQGINAFADLTGCWFLVRCIERPTGRLPTDSDLLLDRGPYTVDGERDLIDRYRIDLIVTKNSGGSATDAKLVAARTRGLPVIIVRRPARPRSQTVTDAESALAWVQALA